The following are encoded in a window of Onthophagus taurus isolate NC chromosome 3, IU_Otau_3.0, whole genome shotgun sequence genomic DNA:
- the LOC139429346 gene encoding uncharacterized protein, whose product MSASPFMALRTLQELANIYEMQYPEAANVIRNYMYVDDIVTGAFSVSDAVNLQHQIIDLLCLGCFELSKWASNTPELIQPFKLQEEGSPISFNSDEIDFVKVLGLNWNPHADTFGYSYVLRDTLCSKRAILSTIARIYDPMGFITPCILSAKQLIQKLWLAKME is encoded by the coding sequence ATGTCCGCATCTCCATTCATGGCATTACGCACTCTGCAAGAATTGGCTAATATATACGAGATGCAATATCCTGAAGCTGCAAATGTTATCCGGAATTACATGTACGTCGATGACATCGTGACAGGAGCCTTTTCCGTATCTGATGCGGTGAACCTGCAGCACCAAATAATCGATCTATTGTGTTTGGGGTGCTTCGAATTGTCCAAATGGGCAAGTAACACGCCGGAGTTGATCCAACCTTTCAAACTCCAAGAAGAAGGATCGCCAATTTCCTTTAATAGTGACGAAATCGACTTCGTAAAAGTATTGGGGCTTAATTGGAATCCGCACGCTGACACTTTTGGCTACTCATATGTCCTACGTGACACTCTCTGCAGCAAAAGAGCCATTCTGTCCACCATCGCTCGCATTTATGATCCCATGGGATTTATTACTCCATGTATTTTATCCGCAAaacaattaatacaaaaactatGGTTGGCGAAGATGGAATAG
- the LOC139429347 gene encoding uncharacterized protein produces MTVLLPVAELEVRDCFGTFHKVRAVIDSCSMVNFITERLQKRLQLERCKSSVTIEGLNSMSSNCNGGSIACAIKPCNALQPILEFTAIISPKICSNQPKEPIELLNYPHLRHLNISVGQSSPGPVDLLLGAELVPSILTGARKIGTQNEPAALESIFGWLLIGKSNNSSASTSTLFIEPTVDFCLQRFWELDQVKNGVAKSPENVLCEKHFNSTYHRNTEGRFVLALPFKDEQPSLGQSY; encoded by the coding sequence ATGACCGTATTACTTCCTGTCGCTGAGTTGGAGGTCCGGGATTGTTTTGGAACCTTTCACAAAGTTCGAGCAGTCATTGATTCCTGCAGCATGGTAAACTTTATTACTGAACGTCTGCAAAAGAGACTTCAACTTGAAAGATGTAAAAGTTCTGTCACTATTGAAGGATTGAATAGCATGAGTTCCAATTGTAATGGAGGTTCTATCGCCTGCGCTATCAAACCCTGCAACGCTCTTCAACCCATTTTAGAATTTACAGCTATAATTAGCCCTAAAATTTGTTCCAATCAACCCAAAGAACCGATTGAACTATTAAACTATCCACATCTACGTCATCTTAACATATCTGTCGGTCAATCGTCTCCCGGTCCCGTCGATCTACTCTTGGGAGCTGAACTGGTTCCCTCAATACTCACTGGGGCCCGAAAAATTGGTACTCAGAATGAGCCCGCGGCGCTTGAGTCTATTTTCGGATGGCTTCTGATTGGTAAATCGAACAATTCTTCAGCGTCTACATCCACATTATTCATCGAACCTACAGTAGATTTTTGTCTTCAACGATTCTGGGAATTGGATCAGGTGAAGAACGGTGTAGCAAAATCACCTGAGAATGTTTTATGTGAGAAACACTTTAATTCTACGTATCATCGCAACACTGAGGGCCGCTTTGTGCTCGCTTTACCATTCAAAGATGAACAACCATCTCTTGGACAATCATACTAA
- the LOC139429348 gene encoding zinc finger MYM-type protein 1-like, whose protein sequence is MASTVRDSLLERIREAKYYGLMFDSTPVQAHREQMSEIKESFLGFLPISDKDAASLVQEILKQLEKDNMNLQDCRSQCYDNAAVMAGHKTGVHQENNNMAIFVNCDYHSLNLVGVHAAKEEVMMVTFLKSDSDTRWSAKTESVKPVNKYLEQIVEVLQNIMDDGSATSETKSDAKELYNRILTYDFLTLLGFWNKILIRIDRVKKRLQDPKMNFHAAALDLKALQNYFHDEREVLVSDSLKEGFRICNEWDIEFERRQRRKKRMDGETSRHAGLSAKEEMERVMKGTVDRLFNELKSRSVRIQEIDEKFGFLLDMEGLCFKAETSYLKEPCEKFGKAYSCDLDGQELYEEVLDFRMLLTSYTKKISSPEQLLNFIVQYGDENGCLSERLTLRLFRWILIVSRWQTFLQSLPSSSMT, encoded by the exons ATGGCATCTACTGTTCGTGATAGTTTGCTAGAAAGAATACGTGAAGCAAAGTATTATGGGCTAATGTTTGACTCGACTCCTGTTCAAGCTCATCGTGAACAAATGTCTGAG ATTAAAGAATCATTTCTCGGTTTTTTACCAATAAGCGATAAGGACGCTGCCAGCTTGGTTCAAGAAATATTGAAACAGTTAGAGAAAGACAATATGAATTTACAAGATTGTAGGTCACAGTGCTATGATAATGCTGCTGTTATGGCTGGACACAAGACTGGTGTTCATCAAGAAAATAACAACATGGCAATATTTGTGAATTGTGATTATCATTCCCTCAATTTGGTAGGCGTCCATGCAGCCAAAGAAGAAGTAATGATGGTAACTTTTCTAAAATCTGACTCTGATACCAGGTGGAGCGCAAAAACGGAATCAGTAAAACCTGTTAACAAATATCTTGAGCAAATAGTGGAAGTTCTCCAGAACATAATGGACGATGGAAGCGCGACTAGtgaaactaaaagcgatgcaAAGGAACTCTATAATCGAATATTAACATATGACTTTCTAACGTTGCTAGGGTTTTGGAACAAGATCTTAATTCGTATTGACCGCGTTAAAAAGAGATTGCAGGACCCTAAAATGAACTTTCATGCAGCAGCTTTAGATTTAAAAGCTctccaaaattattttcatgaTGAAAGAGAAGTGTTAGTTAGTGATTCACTGAAAGAAGGATTTCGAATTTGCAATGAATGGGACATTGAATTTGAAAGACGtcaaagaagaaagaaaagaatggATGGCGAAACATCGAGACATGCTGGTTTATCAGCTAAAGAAGAAATGGAAAGAGTTATGAAAGGGACTGTCGATCGTCTATTCAATGAATTAAAAAGTAGAAGCGTTCGTATAcaagaaattgatgaaaaatttggatttctTCTTGATATGGAAGGGTTGTGTTTTAAAGCCGAAACAAGCTACTTGAAAGAGCCTTgtgaaaaatttggaaaagcCTACAGTTGTGATCTGGATGGGCAAGAATTATATGAAGAAGTTTTGGATTTTAGAATGCTGCTAACAAGCTATACCAAAAAAATATCAAGCCCCGAacaattacttaattttatagTTCAGTATGGAGATGAAAACGGTTGTCTCTCGGAGCGATTGACTCTCCGTCTGTTCAGATGGATCTTGATTGTGAGTCGATGGCAAACTTTTTTACAGAGCCTCCCCTCATCATCGATGACGTAA